TTGCTCTAGTACTTGCTTTGGCTGAAAAAGTATTGGTAttacaagttatttttttttttcaattatggcatgattttttacagaaattaaaataaattaatagataatatttagtagAAAATTATGGGATAAAAGTATGGATGCGTTAGCAGTTTTAAAATGGAAAAGCGCAAGAAAATTAGTATTATAGTTTGATGATAATGAAGGCATTACTTTGCCAATGAAATTCCAAATAATTTACTGTATCGACAACTAAAAATAACTttcttagggctgatttttcaatccttggttaaaacttattcgttgaataacgtattaaactaccatttaaaaaatgtattctaattgtccgtatttgacagtttacaggtgacattttaatattatcgtgtaatattttattggacggataagttttaaccaaggattgaaaaatcagcccttagtattttttaacttatgTTTGTAGAATTACTTGAAAGGTATTAACAACTTCACAACCCAATTTAATGTACTTTTTTCTTTTCCACGTAGACTTTTACTTACCGGCTTTggagtagtagtagtagtagtagtaggtaTAAAAGGTGTTCCAGTTAAAATTTCTTCTGGAGTCGAAGTTACAGTTATAACTTCATCCGGCGTGGATGTTACAGTTAAAACGTCTAGTGGAGTCGAAGTTACAGTAACCACTTCATCAGGTGGGATAGTACTTGTTATGTCTGATGTGGGTGTGCTTACGTCAGAATTGTCTTCATTCGATTCTGATGATGAGGAATTAGGTTCTGGACCCtagaattattgaaatatgatGGCTACTTGATACTACgagctttatttttttgagaTTTATATAGATTGTTTGAAATAGGAAACTAAAGTATGTTATAAGAATCTCTTGAATTGGAGTATTTCCATCTTTAATTGAGATGCAccacttttaattaaattaattaattcaatgacaattttaaacaatataagcTACGACATCAAtagatatgaaatatttttcaaataaataaaataataagttcgTAGTCAAGTAGCCAGTATGGATGTTATTGAAGATGATGTTATAGTGAAAAGTTATATAGATTTCATAGCATTCCGAGAATAACAtgcaattatgtattattatttgatgcaAAAGAGTCAGTTGTTATGTTCAATATAAGATCACCACCGTATTgtggaattttaattttaaacatttactcACTAGAgtatataagtaaaaaaatagttttcacTGGGTAAAAAAACAATCGAAAATGACTTAGGGCGTATTCAGTTTGTTGAAACTTGTTGGAACTTGTCGGCGCCGatcagcgcttatcggcgcatgttcatatattttcctgcgcgggttaccagcgctgataagcgccgataagcgcttataagcgcttataagtttcaagctttctttctgaatacgccctatgGCAGTTTGACACTCCGAATTAAAGCATCTTACTACTGAcgaataattttcattatcgATTACCTGGGATTGGGGCATTCATCTTTCGTACTTTCTGGAATTGCTATGTTCTAAAGCTTACAATACTATCCAAGTTCTTAAAATTACCATTACAATTAATGTTTTCTACCAGACTAATAAAAACCTACCTTAGTAGGTTTCGGAGTGGGCAAAGAATGGCGCAATTCAGTACTAATCTGTATATCAGTATCGACTTCTATAGATGCTCTAGTTGTACAGTTATCCGTAGCGCTAGTGACCCATTGGACCCCCTCGTTGAAGTCCCCTATACAGGTGTGGGTTCGACACCCGGCTGAGGTCACTGATTCACCTGTAATGACATTAagtgcatttaaaataaattattgaaatgctAGTGCTAGCGTTCAAAATATCGTCTTATTTTAGTctgtattttctttaaaaataaaggttctCTTTCTGGTATTTTTACCAGCaacagtttaaataaaaacagtttaaattaattaaatatatgtttgtactatattaaaaattttataatttcgaTATCTAGCAAGCCAACAACTGTGTACACCATGTGTACACACACAttggttaaattaaaaaaatgcatattttacattatcaGGTCACTCACCCAATGCCACAGTAGGTACGGAATCGaatcctttacaataataaaccGGCTTCATAAAGACAATTTCTATGCCATCCCAAAAGCCAGGAGTCACAGGCTTATATTCCGGACTTATTTCCACATGGAGTAACACAGTCTGAGCATCTAAATATAACCTCTTTACGTTTAACTTCTGAACTACTATTTTCTCCTTTAAGTCCAAACCAGGATTAGATTCCTTGAAACTCTTCAACACCTCTTCAGTCTTATTCAAACTTATTTCCCCGAAAACACTTTCATACTTCGTtctcaaataaatatactccTTGAGTTTAACTTCCCAGATTCGAGTCAGTTTTTCCACTATATCCAGTTTGATTTTTCTATAATGTCGTAAGAGTACTGCGTATACGTTGTCTAGGGATTCTTTTTCtcttataaacagttttttattagattcagCTACGTGGTAATTTCTAACATCAACATGAGTACACCAGTAATAGCCATCTCTTTCTggtttaataacaaatatatttgtatcttCTTTTTTACGCTTTCCAACTTTAGTTGGATATCGTTGTACAGAATCGGTATAGCAATATACTCTTTCGCTGGTGATTGAATTATTTACCGTCAGGGTGACCTTATTGTCTCTGAAATTACacgcttatttatttttgagatTGATTGAAGAGATATTGACGTCAATGAGTATGGAATTTGTTTCATATGTATGAAGATTAGTAATTATAATCTTATTATTAGAAACTTACGCTTATAGAACTCTGCTAAaacgtattattaaaatgataacctcctccttttttttaagtcggttaataagtctatatttttagaaaattgtttttgaaaccataataattttcagtGATTAAGAATTTAAGAAAAATCTAGAGATAacgtaattaaatacttacaggTCAATATCCAGTACCATGCTTAAATTCTTCACAGGAACATTGCGTTCACAAATCACATCGAAGAAAATATAAGAGCTATTGACGAGGTACCAGAGATCATCACGTAAAGCTCCAAATACAGTATCCGAATTGTTACTATTATCTTCAAAATTCCACTCGGAACTTGGTATCtgaaattaacaattaattgaACAATAGATGGTAAATAAACGACttcaaataactttattttccaTTGTTAATGCCCCTAAATGAAAACAGCAATTAAcagacaaaatatttaaaattgaatttaccTCTGAATGGTCATTAGCTGAGTCATATCTTAATGAATTCAGATCGGAACTCATTATCATTCCCAAGggaaatgtattattaaaccCTAATTCGTGAAACATCGGGTTATTGGAATACCTCCAGCCCCGATTTAAAAGAGATCCTCCTCTTTTCCCACACAAATCTTGAGCTTGCTTCCAAGTAGCTCTGACTGTCCCCCCACCGACACCAGTCAAAACTGTGAGACAGGTAGATTCTGGACTATAAAACCTTACAGCGTCTCTTAAACCGACACATCCAGTGTCAGAAACTTCATCTTCATCTGGATATGGCTTGAGAAAGCAATACCTGTAATACCTATCTGTACACTTAACAGCTGTGAAATTACTTATTGGATTAATCGCAACACATAGCTCTTCGCCAGTGTCTATCGTTGGATCTATATTCACTTCGAATGACGAATCCAACTCACTTCCCATGCTTTTAGTGTAGGACCAGTCAACAAATGTACCACCAGGGTATAACGATTTGAACTCTGTCCATAATACTATATTTGGTGTAGTAAAGTTTAAGTCCAAATATAGCTTGGACGTATACAAGTTTCCAACACAGTCTTTGTATTTATCTGTGAACTTCTCTGGTCCTTTGAGCCTGTAACACATGGGATGCCCTTTCTCCGTCGTGTACGCGATGGAGAAACCTATAGGGCATGAGTACTTTTTGGTTTTCTTGCCGTAAACTGTCTTGCAGATGCATGATAAAGCGATGAGTGCCACCGTTGCTTGCAGGAGATGAATTAGATGCATCTGAAATAGATAGAATACAATTATGATAGATATTACGAATACAATAGATAGAATACATTGGTTGTAGctgtgatatatttttataagtttaacCATAACCCTTCTTATAAAGCTAAGAAGATCTAGATTCTAAATACCTACACATGATAAAGATCTAGGTATGTATGTCTAAGTATTGCAGGTTGCATAATTATCTTgtgtgaataataaaaaacaaaaatcagaAAGCGATTCagtcaaaataatttatcattcgataattaatattctaaGAGAATCGAACGACTTACGACGACTTTAACTTTGTTAATTACAACGGAACTCTTAATTCTTATGCAATGAATAACTATCACAAAAACTTGAGCGATGTCAATGGACATCCGGATGGAACGAAGTGTTAAGTTAGAGAGACACAGACAGAGAACCACGCGCACGCCGCACGGCTTACAACTCTAGCAAAAAGTGTCGTGACAACTTttcgtaagaattttttccgtctagccccctttcacaacgcgcgataaggaacttcgttccaaaaacttaaataatatatctagttatgataaaaaaagataaacaaaatcaaaattatgaattatccACCTACACCACACCACATTAATGGGAGTGATGTGTGAATTTAGTGGAAATAGATTTGCTTCTAAAATTACCTTTCGATAAAATGTTTACCTACACCCAAAAATAGCGACGTACTGCTTGCAATGTTTCCGTTCAAACTTCAAATAAGTTAGGAAGGGTTAGCTTAAATGGCTAGTGTATTTTCTAAATGTAGTTTTattgcatatatttttttctaagaatagcaaataattatatcatattgtgtgGAGTCTCGAACCGAATGCTTTATTTTTACCCTGGAAATTGAGAGTATTGTGCTCGTATAAGggcattttcacaaaaatgtatACCCCCTGATTTTCACCTGTCCCTCGAATTCATTAAATTCTATATAATGAAGTAGTTGccagaattatttatatatgctATCAAAGTGAAGAAAcgtatacaatattttgtttttttaacaaaaactatgacataatctaaaataaagttaagttaattataaataaccattGAAAAATGTGTAATTTTACGCTGTCCCCTGCTTACTCTTACGCgtttattaaatcatttctTAACTTTTTTGTTAGAAAGGTACTATCTTTTAAGGTTTTATTTGGTCCAGGATAATCAGTTACTGtgataatagttaaaatataataaccttatataacaaaaataaaatataaaaaaataaaaaagaaaatcaaaaaaattgtcCTTCCCGGAACGTTCAGTTTTGTCACCGATTTTCtaaaaaagaaattactgTGGTTCAAATAGTTTTGCATTACTGTCAACACCATAGCTACTGCTATGCAACTTATCAGGTTAGAAGCCTTCAGGGTCCAAAAACTGCTTAGAAGGAGTGCACGCGTGTTTGCAAGCCGCAGGGACCAAATTCTTCATTCAGGTATGTGACCATATTTTGGCTTATTTCTATCTATTTATCTTGTAgtatttagttaattttgttttaaatgtttttatatgtaagttGATCAAAAGTTTTGATGAATATAAGTGTTgtggttatattttaaaccgtTTTTATTACGAGAGGATTATCAAATGTGACTTCCGCTGTGTGACTATTTGAGCGGTCACATATACGCTGAACGAAAAGTCACAACATGCCTGAACACATAAAGCAATGTTTACATGGCGATTTTCTtgagctataaaaatatttttctaagacATTTTTGACTGAGTTCCAAAAgtagatttcaaaaataaaaataatttccccATACAGATCGCAACAGCTGATTGATCATTTTGCATGAggaagtaaattttttttttagaggAAAAAAAGAAGCAGTATgcataaaaagaaacaaaataatccAGCAGAACTAAGAATCTAGACAATGTGCCTTGTTTAACTACGAAAGGtaataatgaaacaaaaatcttaattttttttacgatatttttcattggttttttttttatttacagattaacCTTCGTGTTTGCAGCGTCCACtgaaacaagattttttatcCAATATGGTGAttgagattatttatttaaggttAATAATAAACGAATCACGAAGACTGATTATCGACTGATTAATTTGATTAGTgccaatataaaacataaaaaagacTTCTTATTCTTGAATCTTGATAGTAATTAACcctttagataaataataataatgtgatgGCTTAGTCCGAACTGATTGTGATAATTTAGGTTGAAGTTAAGTTAAGTTTATAATcaggtatatttattatgtgccTGCGTACTTTTTTTTCGCCATGTAAACGCACCCTTTCCCTTTTTAGGTATTCGGTTGTGTGACTGTCCCTATAATACGGagctgaattttttaaatatttcagtagattttacatttaatgccCTTCAAATCAGTCCCTTTAATGGAGAATAATACATAAGTGTTATATTTGTTGCCTTTTCTCTAAAAAagtatctaacattttaaatgtaaagatAATAATGACAGTTAAAGTACCAGAGTCACAATACTGAatgtactattattttttttaattagcttAGATCCAAAAGTTGGGAATAGTGagtgtttaaaatatacaaaataacgattttaagttaataaataaacaatatctaaaaattcttatattttgcACTGTTTTTCCAGCTACTGAATATAGTCACAAAACTGATATAAAATTGCGAGTCTTTCCATTGTGtcctattatttttacagattTCTCATTTTAAACccattgtattatattttttcttgaagTATATTGAATTTCCGTTTTAAAGAGaccaaaaaaagtttaaaatataatactttattaaaaaatgtatttttcaagCAGGGGGtacatttttgtgaaaatgcccataaataaaaatagaatacgtttctttaaaattttcaatcatTTTCATAAAGTTATATACCTATCAGGAATATTTCCCAACTTATTAGGAGAGCCAATAATTTGAATTGGGCCTATTAATCTacaccaatattataaagctgaagagttttttgtttgtttgtttgaacgcgctaatctcgggaactactggtccgatttgaaaaattatttcggtgttggatagcctattcatcgaagaaggctaggctataatataatatcatcacgttaagaccaacaggagcggagacacgcgggtgaaaccatgaagcgcagctagttgtGTATACTAAAATTTAGTAACGctggttttataaaattattgataccATGAATTACGAATAAAACAAGTTTCCAGAGCTCTCTAACATCATAATTCCATAATAAACGTATAAGTTTagtaaacaattataatatcgtACACTCAACTTCAAAAGCCCTTAAACGCCCCGTATCAGCGTGCCCTAATTACGCAACGCACGTCAATCACATTATAATATCGACTTGAGTGTTTGATTGGACACATCCTTGGACACATCGGATTGATTAGATACCGCGGGATGTTACCGTTGTTAGGTTGTGTATGGGCGAGCGGGTAAAATGCGGCGTTTCAacgctacaaaaatattaatgaaataatagaaAGTACTTCTTAGCAggttatattttgtacatgagCTTTGAGcatgatataattatattttttggctACGAATTGAAAAGCGAGAAGAGATATAGATTTTTGCATAAAATCGAGTACCGTATCATTAGATACTATACGTTATCACAAAAATTTCTTAGAAATCACTAGAATGATTCATTATCCTAGATTCCTCAGCAAATATACTAATTTAACTTATTGATATCGTTATTGTAAACCGATTTTTCACAGCGATTCTTCTTTCTATCAAACCGGcgcctaaaattaaaaatactgcACATAACTGTAACAATGACATCAACGTTTCATTCCCCGTTGTTTAGTTTCCATTGATTGAACTCTAATTTTTGTATCTTTTGATCAGACATCTTCATACGTGGGTCGATTTGACGGGGATACATGCTTCCGATGTATTTCCCGTTTACAGAATCGATATTCGCTCTTTTTTAGTTTCTGATTCTTGTGTGTTCGAAAAACATGGTAAGGGGCTATTTAATAATGGGCCTGACGATTAAGTTTTGTTACTTTGGTAAATAGTTTCCTCTTATACCTTAATGTATGTTTAATTGCATCCTACACGTTTATTATACAgacaacaatatttattatgaaattgaaacaaaatGTCTTAATTATAAGGGAGGGAATTGAATCTTGCTAGATATTCTACTATTAGTCTTActagtaataattttttaacttctTCGATTAGGTCACTATTTCATTGAAGTATGAACAATGATATCCATGTATCTCAAGTGACACTTCCAAAAATTTTGCAAGGAGATAAGAATAACAAGATTATATCGATATCGGTTAAATGTTCTTATGTATGTTCTTGAGATTGTGGTTAACaaataattcttatttcaCAACAAGTTTTCGTAtagtttcatttcatttcaccTAGTTTACTGAaacgtattttttatcatgATACCTATAGTTGATAATGAAGATCATAGAAGTGAAGATTTGTGGGAGCACAATTATACAACAGCTTGCCTAAAGCAATTAAAGAATCCTCatcaattattactatttttaaaaataaattatagacaTACTTAACTAATTTCGATATCTAAATGCAAAATTGATATTTCTCATATGTGAAAAAGATCATATTGTGTTCTTGTTTATGAGATAAATAAAGTTCTTTAAACCGAAATTAATCGTTGTGTATATCGGGTAGGACGGAGAATCGAAAAACATCCTTTTTTCGATAGAGATAGTGATCAGATTATGGCAAAACAACATTTGCAGAGGATCGGGAGTTGCCTAGTAGTACTGTATAAAACATTCAAAACATATAAGGTTACCTGCTACAATGTTACAATGTATTTACAGGTACGTCTTCATATAGTAGCCGCTGACAAAGGTTAAATAATTGACATAATTAGAGTTGACCTCACTTAAGCGCTCCTTTAAGGCAATCCTTAATCAGACAGGAATTTAAATGGGAAACTGGTAATGTTCGCaagaattatttcattaaattgaTACAATACAAGCAGTAACTTCTTTTTCAATCAAtctttttttagttaaaagtctagataattttaatcacagactaatcttataataagtaattaattgaGTTTGGATATTTTCcgtttataattatagttcAAGAAGAAGGATTTATAGACAGACAATTTAATAGGCAGGTTTAGCAAAATATCGCCCACATCTTTCCTATTTACTATTTTCAGACAATTAGTAGCCaagataaatacaaataaattattcactACCATGATACATCTATTCTTGATAATCTATAAAACTAACACGAGATATCgcgaattttatgaaataacatTATCTTTGGCAATAgcaataaaatagatttttcacGTTCGTAAATCTATCGacagttttatattttgtctatAAAAATTCCGGGCAAGTATGACTCGCCTTGAGCTGTTTAGATTCCATAAAACACAATTATGATTAACGATGTCACTGTACATGGcgtttataaaaacaatttctttAAGCGTATTTATGATGTTAAAAACTTACGTACAGAGTTATTTTTTAGAGGTGTGTATAGGTGTGCCAACATTATGATTAAAattcttgtaataaaaaaatttgtaaGACCCCTTATAAGGTGCCTCAAACGTCGTGtgtattacattattattactctcctatatatttttcatatcatttttacattattcTCTAATCATAGTTGTATAGTACTTAGGTACTTTCTTAacgtcgcggaagaattctaacaaatacccgcggccccatcattaaagcggctcgacggaacacagtggggtttttaaccgacttcaaaaaaaaggaggaggttatcaattcggccggtattttttttttttttttttttatgtatgtacaccgattactccgaggtttctgaaccgatttacgtgattctttttttgttcgatgcgggatggtgtcgaattggtcccataaaaattttattcggataggcccagtagtttttattttatgagcatttttgtctgtaggtatttgtaaattttgcaagtgcaagtttgaagtcggttgtttttaacgcagttatcacttgtagtcggtaagaatccgacataacccacggctccttccccgggggccgtgggtatctttggaagatttccccactataaaaaaaggtaCTTTCTTAACGATGATGGATATGGAGCATAATGTACCTATGCTGTAATATGCTTTATTTTACTAATCGATTTCCTGAAGtctaaatatcataaattgtTGTTGAGAACGACGATAATATTTTGCGAAAAGAACAATATGTAATTCTAAATTGTGCAATGTTAGAATCTAGGTACATGATGCtaacaaaatatagaaaatgacatttaaatccaatttttagtaaatttatttaaatttaaaccaaattgtttttaattttaatgatcttatttataattaacgcACCATACactctaataaataaaaacaactaaCCTTGCTATATCAGGTACAATTCACGCtcaatagatagggaggcgaagaggggaattttctgcaatactcgagcgtggcagtttaagatatgagagataccttagacctaatagaacaaactttttcactatttagctctatatgtagtgacgcgcgcctaggatagacgatcagattagtaaaaaaaaatcgatagtctgaaatactcgagcgcgtcagattaagatattgggggttgattttagtgttttaagactaaatttaattaatctgaccataagtccttgacgccgccgagttatagggtcgcaaacttgtaaaaaaaaaacgttaacccggcattctcgagcgcgattttttttattttaattttgaagaatataatctaaaacttaccaaaaacacaaaatctgccggtttccgcatgaccggaagtctggaggagccatttcatcttccgaaaaacgcgttgcagtatataagtcgcgaactttactttttcaaaaaaaaaaagtttaaataagcaaaaaaggtaattttattttacaaaaaaaggtctcttttcatttttgtccaaagtttaatttttttttacttgaagcatcataaaaactcaaactcccggttttttgagtatatctcgaaaactgagggtggtaagaaaaattgatatgaaataacgatgattaaaaaaaagaaacccacaaacctttttcggtcagattaagagaacccaccaacatttttatcagattaagaaaatatgctttcaggatacctagataaacctcccctatgaaaatctgacgcgctcgagtatttcaaaaggactttttttttctgcattttcaaaaattcatcgtaacttatcgtcatgccgtaatcgtcagtttttttaaggggagatTTCTTGGGGCCTAATTAACACCCcatccgaaaatctgacgcgctcgagtaaatttttttttttgtgcatttttgacgaatttatatgcctagccccaccacgcaaaccggcagattagtataccgttgttatcagaggcacttgaggcatacgtagtatgaatatctgacgcgctcgagaatgcccaagtaactgtttttttttacatttttgaaaatccgtacacgccaaacccaccgctaaaatggtttttaccatagaaggttttcttttcgaaattattttctctttcgattttgataagtctcgacgacgccgttgaattacgccatttagctacctcgcctccctatctacaAATGCCTGTCAACCATCATCAAGCAACGAGCGTTTTTCTCGCATTGTTTTGTTCCAACGTTAATGTTCTCATGGCAATACCTGGAAAAAAGATGGtcttttttacataaaagaCATGAGTTTAAAGGTCGATTGAATTGGATtggatatttttaagtttcatGACTTGGTAAATTAAGAATTAGAAATGCTCGAGACTTTTTATTGtagtactagatttccgcccgcggcttcgcccgcgttttcaaaggaaaacccgcatagttcccgttcccgtgggattttcgggataaaacctaccctatgcgttaatccaagttaccctctatatgtttgttaaatttcattgtaatcggttcagtagaatttgcgtgaaagagtaacaaacacacacacacatcctcacaaactttcgcatttataatattactaggaTTTATTCAGTGTGTTTTATCATGTACGGTACAAgcaagtaaaaaataaaaattcttttttgacaaaaagattttacattttgaaatattgaagTCTCTGACTCCCAAACTAGGTAAAAACCTGTATGTCAGGAGTCAGCGCCCTCTTCCAAAGAGTATTCAAGAAATGccaataagaaaaataaaaataaaaatgtatatcaaacaaaaaataaaagtagaaattgttttttcaagttacacaatataataatatgtttaatgaCCATGgaagaataaataatcaacaatagctgtataaatttaaatatccaTTTAGCTAATGAACTGCTAGATTTCTGGCTCATTATTAGTTTTCGCTAAGGACACACAGCCCATCCTGAACGAATAATTGCGTGAGCCCTGCGTGACCAATGCAAATCAACGGAATAATTACCCAATTAATATCCAACCTTATTGGCTATAATTTGTGTACTTATTGTCAACCTTGAACAGATTAATGGTAAAAGGTGACTTGATGGACGCAAAAAGATAATTACATTCCGAATGTCaagatatatataattaaaaacacgcTTAAACtttatgaaattaatgtaTTGTCACCAATCCttgaattgaattaaatctacCCGTTTAGAGTGGGTCAAAATCCAGACTagagtcggttacatacaaacatacaagtgAAGCTAACAAAAACGAAAGTGCTGGAAAATTTATCAATTCTGTATTTGTTATAGGCGTATTTAACCTAATTGATTTGGCTATTAAAGTCATAAATGAGTAATAGATCCGGTTTGATCGCATGATTTGACGTTGGCTTCTCAGGAATTTTTGAGGATGGAAGGTTTTTGGTAAGAAGTAACTCATTAGAGAATAACGTTTAGCTTATTTGACAAAGGAAGTCAATTGGACAAAGATGCCTTTATCTCTTGCACAAAACACTTATAACGATATATCAGCAACCCTGACAGTCTGAATGTACCGTTTTT
This is a stretch of genomic DNA from Colias croceus chromosome 4, ilColCroc2.1. It encodes these proteins:
- the LOC123691054 gene encoding adhesion G-protein coupled receptor G2-like isoform X1 — encoded protein: MHLIHLLQATVALIALSCICKTVYGKKTKKYSCPIGFSIAYTTEKGHPMCYRLKGPEKFTDKYKDCVGNLYTSKLYLDLNFTTPNIVLWTEFKSLYPGGTFVDWSYTKSMGSELDSSFEVNIDPTIDTGEELCVAINPISNFTAVKCTDRYYRYCFLKPYPDEDEVSDTGCVGLRDAVRFYSPESTCLTVLTGVGGGTVRATWKQAQDLCGKRGGSLLNRGWRYSNNPMFHELGFNNTFPLGMIMSSDLNSLRYDSANDHSEIPSSEWNFEDNSNNSDTVFGALRDDLWYLVNSSYIFFDVICERNVPVKNLSMVLDIDLDNKVTLTVNNSITSERVYCYTDSVQRYPTKVGKRKKEDTNIFVIKPERDGYYWCTHVDVRNYHVAESNKKLFIREKESLDNVYAVLLRHYRKIKLDIVEKLTRIWEVKLKEYIYLRTKYESVFGEISLNKTEEVLKSFKESNPGLDLKEKIVVQKLNVKRLYLDAQTVLLHVEISPEYKPVTPGFWDGIEIVFMKPVYYCKGFDSVPTVALGESVTSAGCRTHTCIGDFNEGVQWVTSATDNCTTRASIEVDTDIQISTELRHSLPTPKPTKGPEPNSSSSESNEDNSDVSTPTSDITSTIPPDEVVTVTSTPLDVLTVTSTPDEVITVTSTPEEILTGTPFIPTTTTTTTPKPPKQVLEQVMQDLDNLINNESVPIFVNDIDDIFNQVDRLLEDSDNLEIPGQFLHLLDRLGSSIQLNGSKVVSAVRSNIALVMANAEPDNPVRGIRIATRQDDSFSDSAFEVFNAAPNTTSLQSDESEAVVVLPGSISDTMRRVSFVVFRNDRAFQDTNMHHVNSRVLSIKVENLTTFENGEVIDIHLSPLSANITRNQSRTCGYWQFLDDGTGFWSQEGCTFIRSKSGQLDTCRCTHLTHFAEILVPRAVFPEHHENVLEILTVVGCCLSLFGLALVGVTAIMFRSWRRDFSNKIWLQLCIAIFLVALTFLIVVFAHFAVYNVPCMLIGIVLHYSVLASFCWMLVAAVLSYRRLVLVFTRDASHKLLRASAFSWGIPLAIVGILLSVAPNSYAGRFEEKTPSGSFCYPSGIGLWVSVFAPIGLVILVNWTLFFLIVRSVFASRRIQRHGDSNEALRCASVSCLLVFLFGLPWIFGLFAANLVAAYLFTLTASYQGFILFLFFVVGNKKTRDLWLNKLKIKQTRKVPVTSSTYSNRSTAWRPNTSTVESKVSKPKSLSTPDDSRFS
- the LOC123691054 gene encoding adhesion G protein-coupled receptor E5-like isoform X2; translation: MHLIHLLQATVALIALSCICKTVYGKKTKKYSCPIGFSIAYTTEKGHPMCYRLKGPEKFTDKYKDCVGNLYTSKLYLDLNFTTPNIVLWTEFKSLYPGGTFVDWSYTKSMGSELDSSFEVNIDPTIDTGEELCVAINPISNFTAVKCTDRYYRYCFLKPYPDEDEVSDTGCVGLRDAVRFYSPESTCLTVLTGVGGGTVRATWKQAQDLCGKRGGSLLNRGWRYSNNPMFHELGFNNTFPLGMIMSSDLNSLRYDSANDHSEIPSSEWNFEDNSNNSDTVFGALRDDLWYLVNSSYIFFDVICERNVPVKNLSMVLDIDLDNKVTLTVNNSITSERVYCYTDSVQRYPTKVGKRKKEDTNIFVIKPERDGYYWCTHVDVRNYHVAESNKKLFIREKESLDNVYAVLLRHYRKIKLDIVEKLTRIWEVKLKEYIYLRTKYESVFGEISLNKTEEVLKSFKESNPGLDLKEKIVVQKLNVKRLYLDAQTVLLHVEISPEYKPVTPGFWDGIEIVFMKPVYYCKGFDSVPTVALGESVTSAGCRTHTCIGDFNEGVQWVTSATDNCTTRASIEVDTDIQISTELRHSLPTPKPTKPKQVLEQVMQDLDNLINNESVPIFVNDIDDIFNQVDRLLEDSDNLEIPGQFLHLLDRLGSSIQLNGSKVVSAVRSNIALVMANAEPDNPVRGIRIATRQDDSFSDSAFEVFNAAPNTTSLQSDESEAVVVLPGSISDTMRRVSFVVFRNDRAFQDTNMHHVNSRVLSIKVENLTTFENGEVIDIHLSPLSANITRNQSRTCGYWQFLDDGTGFWSQEGCTFIRSKSGQLDTCRCTHLTHFAEILVPRAVFPEHHENVLEILTVVGCCLSLFGLALVGVTAIMFRSWRRDFSNKIWLQLCIAIFLVALTFLIVVFAHFAVYNVPCMLIGIVLHYSVLASFCWMLVAAVLSYRRLVLVFTRDASHKLLRASAFSWGIPLAIVGILLSVAPNSYAGRFEEKTPSGSFCYPSGIGLWVSVFAPIGLVILVNWTLFFLIVRSVFASRRIQRHGDSNEALRCASVSCLLVFLFGLPWIFGLFAANLVAAYLFTLTASYQGFILFLFFVVGNKKTRDLWLNKLKIKQTRKVPVTSSTYSNRSTAWRPNTSTVESKVSKPKSLSTPDDSRFS